In the genome of Cronobacter malonaticus LMG 23826, one region contains:
- the tomB gene encoding Hha toxicity modulator TomB — MDEYSPKRHDIAQLKFLCESLYHDCLATLGENQHGWVNDPTSAVNLQLNDLIEHIASFGLNYKIKHEDDAALIEQLDEYLDDTFMLFSNYGINAQDLQKWRKSGNRLFRCFINASKENPVSLSF, encoded by the coding sequence ATGGACGAATACTCACCAAAACGGCATGATATAGCGCAGCTTAAATTTCTCTGTGAGAGCCTGTATCATGATTGCCTCGCCACGCTAGGCGAAAACCAGCATGGCTGGGTTAACGACCCCACTTCCGCCGTTAACCTGCAACTGAACGACCTGATTGAGCATATTGCCAGCTTCGGTCTTAATTATAAAATTAAGCATGAAGATGACGCCGCTCTCATTGAACAATTAGATGAATATCTGGACGATACCTTTATGCTGTTCAGCAATTACGGTATCAATGCGCAAGATTTACAAAAATGGCGCAAGTCCGGAAACAGGCTTTTCCGGTGTTTCATTAACGCCAGTAAAGAAAATCCTGTGAGCTTGTCTTTTTAA
- a CDS encoding HHA domain-containing protein, whose product MTTKPLTKTDYLMRLRRCQTIDTLERVIEKNKYELSDNELAVFYSAADHRLAELTMNKLYDKIPTSVWKFVR is encoded by the coding sequence ATGACGACCAAACCATTAACTAAAACCGATTATTTAATGCGACTGAGACGCTGTCAGACAATTGACACGCTTGAGCGCGTTATTGAAAAAAATAAATATGAATTGTCCGACAATGAACTGGCGGTATTTTATTCAGCAGCGGATCATCGTCTGGCTGAACTGACCATGAATAAGCTTTACGATAAAATCCCGACCTCCGTGTGGAAATTCGTTCGTTAA
- the maa gene encoding maltose O-acetyltransferase, whose amino-acid sequence MSEEKRKMIAGELYRPNDAVLREDRLRARHLLHEYNHSAPDAKAQRQAILKSLLGEAGNAYIEPTFRCDYGYNIYLGENFYANFDCVILDVCPVHIGANVMLAPGVHIYTATHPLDPTERNSGLEFAKSVTIGDNVWIGGRAIINPGVTLGDNVVVGSGAVVTHSVEANCVVAGNPARVIRRL is encoded by the coding sequence ATGAGCGAAGAGAAACGCAAGATGATTGCAGGCGAGCTTTATCGCCCGAACGACGCTGTACTGCGCGAGGACCGCCTGCGCGCGCGACATCTGTTGCACGAATACAACCACAGCGCGCCGGATGCGAAAGCGCAGCGTCAGGCGATCCTGAAATCGCTGCTGGGCGAAGCCGGCAACGCGTACATTGAGCCGACTTTCCGCTGCGACTACGGCTATAACATCTACCTGGGCGAGAATTTCTACGCCAATTTCGACTGCGTTATTCTGGATGTCTGCCCGGTGCATATCGGCGCGAACGTTATGCTGGCACCCGGCGTGCATATCTATACCGCCACGCACCCGCTGGACCCGACAGAGCGCAACAGCGGGCTGGAGTTTGCCAAATCGGTTACCATTGGCGACAACGTCTGGATTGGCGGGCGCGCGATTATTAACCCTGGCGTCACGCTTGGCGATAACGTGGTGGTCGGTTCAGGCGCCGTGGTGACACATTCCGTGGAAGCTAACTGCGTGGTTGCAGGCAATCCGGCGCGAGTGATTCGCCGTCTCTGA
- a CDS encoding YlaC family protein has product MTEIQRLLTATIDRLNKEEKRDNRPRFSISFIRKHPGLFIAMYLGWLATLAVMLQSETLAGSVWLLVVLFVLLNGFFFFDVNPRYHYDDIDVLDLRVCYNGEWYNTRDVPQSLIEEIQASPRVSAEQKAQLEKMLTRKKALSFYDIYSLDKNNGPARSPVNTTTASRAH; this is encoded by the coding sequence ATGACTGAAATCCAGCGACTGCTGACGGCCACCATTGACCGACTCAACAAAGAAGAGAAACGCGACAACCGTCCGCGCTTTAGCATCAGCTTTATCCGTAAGCACCCAGGGCTGTTTATCGCCATGTATCTGGGCTGGCTGGCGACGCTTGCGGTGATGCTCCAGTCAGAAACCCTGGCTGGCTCAGTCTGGCTGCTGGTCGTACTGTTTGTGCTGTTAAACGGCTTTTTCTTTTTTGACGTTAATCCACGCTACCACTACGACGATATCGACGTGCTGGATCTGCGCGTGTGCTATAACGGCGAGTGGTATAACACCCGCGACGTGCCGCAGAGTCTGATAGAAGAAATCCAGGCGTCGCCACGCGTGAGCGCCGAACAAAAAGCGCAGCTTGAGAAAATGCTGACTCGTAAAAAAGCCTTATCGTTTTACGATATCTACTCGCTGGACAAAAATAACGGCCCTGCCCGTTCGCCGGTCAATACCACGACAGCCTCCCGGGCACACTGA
- the ykgO gene encoding type B 50S ribosomal protein L36: protein MQVLNSLRSAKARHPDCQIVRRKGRLYVICKTNPRFKAVQGRKKRK from the coding sequence ATGCAGGTGCTGAATTCGTTACGCAGCGCGAAGGCGCGCCACCCAGACTGTCAGATAGTCAGACGCAAAGGACGGTTGTATGTGATTTGCAAAACGAACCCGCGGTTTAAAGCGGTGCAGGGAAGGAAAAAGAGAAAATAA
- a CDS encoding type B 50S ribosomal protein L31 yields MKADIHPHYRTVVFHDTSANEYFKVGSTIKTEREIELDGETYPYVTIDVSSASHPYYTGRQKTITTEGSAARFQQRFGRFFNDKKA; encoded by the coding sequence ATGAAAGCTGATATCCATCCGCATTACCGTACCGTGGTGTTCCACGACACCAGCGCCAACGAATATTTCAAAGTCGGCTCGACCATTAAAACCGAGCGCGAAATTGAACTTGATGGCGAAACCTATCCGTATGTAACCATTGATGTGTCGTCGGCGTCGCACCCGTATTACACCGGTCGTCAGAAGACCATTACCACCGAAGGCAGCGCCGCGCGCTTCCAGCAGCGCTTCGGCCGTTTCTTTAACGATAAAAAGGCGTAA